Proteins from one Fusobacterium periodonticum 1_1_41FAA genomic window:
- a CDS encoding formylglycine-generating enzyme family protein, with amino-acid sequence MEKKEIDLKNFEDEYMIKVKGGKYIPSFSNELKEVFDIEVCKYPTTQLIWLEVMENNPSEVKALYKPVETVNWWQALEFCNKLSEKYGLEPVYDLSRSEQEILMIKELGKKIVSPEKANFKNTEGFRLPTEVEWEWFAKGGQKAIEQGTFECKYSGSNNIDEVAWYLNNSDFKNTNISIKDVALKKSNQLGLFDCSGNIWEWCYDTIGDIENGKLYTYKTFEPYNIYRRIKGGSGAYSAKSSLIISRSETIATYSYKNFGFRIVRTI; translated from the coding sequence ATGGAAAAGAAAGAGATAGATTTAAAAAATTTTGAAGATGAATATATGATAAAAGTTAAAGGTGGAAAATATATCCCTTCTTTTTCAAATGAATTAAAGGAAGTTTTTGATATAGAAGTATGTAAATACCCTACAACTCAATTAATATGGTTAGAAGTTATGGAAAATAATCCCTCAGAGGTTAAAGCATTATATAAGCCTGTTGAAACTGTTAATTGGTGGCAAGCACTAGAATTCTGTAATAAATTAAGTGAAAAATATGGCTTAGAGCCTGTATATGACTTAAGCAGAAGTGAACAAGAAATATTAATGATAAAAGAATTAGGTAAAAAAATAGTGAGTCCCGAAAAAGCAAACTTTAAAAATACTGAAGGGTTTAGATTACCTACAGAAGTAGAATGGGAATGGTTTGCTAAAGGCGGACAAAAAGCGATTGAACAAGGAACTTTTGAGTGCAAGTATTCAGGAAGTAATAATATAGATGAAGTAGCTTGGTATCTTAACAATTCAGATTTTAAAAACACCAATATTTCTATAAAAGATGTAGCTTTAAAAAAGTCAAATCAATTGGGGCTTTTTGATTGTAGTGGGAACATTTGGGAATGGTGTTATGATACAATTGGTGACATAGAAAATGGAAAATTATACACATATAAAACTTTTGAGCCTTATAATATTTATAGAAGAATTAAAGGTGGTTCAGGAGCTTACTCTGCTAAAAGTTCTCTTATCATCAGTAGAAGTGAAACTATAGCTACTTATTCTTATAAAAATTTTGGTTTTCGTATTGTAAGAACTATTTAA